From the genome of Clostridium sp. BNL1100, one region includes:
- a CDS encoding DUF4406 domain-containing protein, giving the protein MKLVYICSPYAGDIESNIRFAKDACRYAMEQDCAPVAVHLLYPLLLNDAIPSERETGIRMGLRVLASCEELWICGGHISSGMRCEIAEAKRLGIPIRNISTQQIQGGTYMKQYGILARRSAASVCGSAEAWLKQDGEPVTFDTYGEAATEAKRLMQDIRTPNVSYFPKEREIELEEAPSPGMKLQL; this is encoded by the coding sequence GTGAAGCTGGTTTATATCTGTTCCCCTTACGCCGGAGATATCGAAAGCAATATCCGGTTTGCCAAAGACGCCTGCCGCTATGCCATGGAGCAGGACTGTGCACCTGTGGCCGTCCATCTTCTGTACCCTCTGCTCCTGAATGATGCAATACCCTCAGAAAGAGAAACCGGAATCCGGATGGGGCTGCGGGTACTGGCTTCGTGCGAAGAACTGTGGATCTGCGGCGGGCATATCAGCTCCGGCATGCGCTGTGAAATCGCGGAAGCAAAACGGCTCGGCATCCCCATTCGAAACATATCAACCCAACAAATACAAGGAGGAACTTATATGAAGCAATACGGTATCTTGGCCCGCCGGAGTGCCGCCTCAGTCTGCGGCTCCGCAGAAGCATGGCTCAAGCAGGATGGCGAACCCGTAACCTTTGACACCTATGGGGAAGCGGCCACGGAAGCAAAAAGACTGATGCAGGACATTCGTACACCTAATGTGTCCTATTTTCCCAAGGAAAGAGAAATCGAGCTGGAGGAAGCGCCTTCCCCCGGCATGAAACTGCAGCTGTGA
- a CDS encoding conjugal transfer protein TrbL family protein, whose translation MFIWDFVADTVLGQIIDWIYGQIIGFLANFFGEMGNMGADLFEMSWVQSIVLFFVYLAWALYVTGLVVSVFECAIEYQSGRGSVKDAALNALKGFLAVGLFSTVPVELYKLSISLQSSLTAGITGFGSGIDTLASNIISDLSAAGSLESAGSAGVFGGIGTVTSPIMMLFILILMGYAIIKVFFANLKRGGILLIQISVGSLYMFSVPRGYLDGFVSWCKQIIGLCLTAFLQATILTAGLMVVKDHALLGLGLMLSAGEIPRIAGAFGLDTSTKANLMSAVYTAQTAVNMTRTVVKAVAAK comes from the coding sequence ATGTTTATATGGGACTTTGTAGCCGATACGGTGCTGGGCCAGATCATCGACTGGATCTACGGCCAGATCATCGGTTTCCTCGCTAATTTCTTTGGCGAAATGGGCAATATGGGCGCCGATCTGTTCGAGATGAGCTGGGTACAATCCATCGTCCTGTTTTTTGTTTATCTGGCGTGGGCGCTCTATGTCACCGGTCTGGTGGTATCCGTTTTCGAATGTGCAATCGAATACCAGTCCGGCCGGGGCAGCGTCAAAGATGCCGCCCTCAATGCCCTCAAGGGCTTTCTGGCAGTGGGCCTGTTTTCCACCGTGCCTGTGGAGCTGTACAAGCTGTCCATTTCCCTGCAGAGCAGCCTGACAGCGGGAATCACCGGCTTTGGCTCCGGTATCGACACCCTCGCAAGTAATATCATCAGCGATCTGAGCGCGGCGGGAAGTCTTGAAAGTGCCGGAAGCGCTGGTGTTTTCGGTGGCATAGGGACCGTTACCAGCCCCATCATGATGCTCTTTATCCTGATCCTCATGGGCTATGCAATCATCAAGGTGTTTTTCGCTAATTTAAAGCGCGGCGGTATTCTGCTCATTCAAATTTCCGTGGGCAGCCTATATATGTTTTCTGTACCACGCGGTTATCTTGACGGTTTTGTCAGCTGGTGTAAGCAGATCATTGGTCTGTGCCTGACGGCGTTTCTGCAGGCGACCATTCTCACTGCGGGACTCATGGTGGTCAAAGACCATGCCTTGCTGGGGCTTGGGCTGATGCTGTCCGCTGGAGAGATCCCCCGCATCGCGGGAGCCTTCGGTCTGGATACCAGCACCAAAGCCAACCTCATGAGTGCGGTATATACGGCACAAACCGCAGTCAACATGACCCGGACGGTCGTAAAGGCGGTGGCTGCAAAGTGA
- a CDS encoding nucleotidyl transferase AbiEii/AbiGii toxin family protein, producing the protein MKLHQDRDAFEALLSDVSRRTGIRSDIVEKDYYLTLLLWELAERQGTLPAYFKGGTALYKAIGRMKRFSEDIDLTVEIQDCSKSQGKKRLEVAANGYHTLSRTSDKARESNQRGSITSVYEYNPVTAVDADDALQRFGYVKVEATSFTISEPVESLEISPLLYSEATSEQRLVLDENYEVKPFTINTIKLERIFADKVLAAEFYYQRHMLFDTAKHLYDLTTMMEQDRIQSLLSAPDELVKMLAYKRKEERERIGSDLAEKPFSDFKLFQAVGIDTELTAAFIRMQEIYVFSQSDILSPAQLSKSMTVLNQALLKLDEDLEMTQTASEGTEQRML; encoded by the coding sequence ATGAAGTTACATCAAGATAGAGATGCGTTTGAAGCCCTGCTCTCCGATGTTAGCAGGAGAACAGGAATTCGAAGTGACATCGTAGAAAAAGACTATTATCTGACACTGCTTCTATGGGAACTGGCAGAAAGGCAGGGCACGCTTCCCGCATACTTTAAGGGAGGCACCGCCCTGTATAAAGCAATAGGCCGTATGAAGCGCTTTTCCGAAGATATTGATCTCACAGTTGAAATCCAGGACTGCTCTAAAAGTCAAGGAAAAAAGCGCTTGGAAGTTGCGGCGAACGGCTATCATACTCTTTCGAGGACATCGGACAAAGCGAGAGAAAGCAACCAAAGGGGCAGCATTACCAGCGTATATGAATATAATCCCGTCACCGCTGTCGACGCTGATGATGCACTTCAACGGTTCGGTTATGTGAAAGTTGAGGCGACATCCTTCACGATCAGCGAACCTGTTGAATCCCTTGAAATTTCGCCTCTTCTCTATTCGGAAGCAACCTCAGAGCAGCGCCTGGTCCTTGACGAAAATTATGAGGTCAAGCCATTTACCATTAACACCATTAAACTGGAGAGAATTTTTGCAGACAAAGTATTGGCTGCGGAGTTTTACTACCAACGACATATGTTGTTTGATACCGCAAAGCATCTTTACGATCTTACCACGATGATGGAGCAGGACAGAATACAGTCGCTGCTCTCTGCACCAGATGAACTGGTAAAAATGCTTGCCTACAAGCGCAAAGAAGAAAGGGAAAGGATCGGCAGTGATCTTGCGGAAAAACCGTTTTCTGACTTTAAGCTGTTTCAAGCAGTTGGCATAGATACTGAACTGACTGCGGCATTTATTAGAATGCAGGAGATTTATGTATTTTCACAAAGTGATATCCTTTCACCTGCACAACTGTCTAAGAGCATGACTGTACTTAACCAAGCTCTGCTTAAGCTGGATGAAGATCTAGAAATGACGCAGACTGCCAGCGAAGGTACAGAACAGAGGATGCTCTGA
- a CDS encoding DUF6088 family protein yields the protein MEQIGYGEHISDTVRNMPYESAIQTEDIAEQLAVKYALPYDKAKTLTNVKLKRMADKGEIERLQKGVYCHVKQTVFGKVTPSIDEVVIKTLTVQNGAKIGYESGAFLFNKLGLTTLIPRDIEITTDRYGAKLPEGCHIKVRKPSAVVTDENWKYLQFIDMLSELPNAHIDAEKPEQLLVQYAQKQQLDGLTLIFTARRHYTSKILLPIIDLLMEVKNEVTSR from the coding sequence ATGGAACAAATCGGATATGGAGAACACATTTCCGACACTGTCAGAAATATGCCTTATGAGTCAGCAATCCAAACCGAGGACATAGCTGAGCAGTTGGCGGTGAAGTATGCACTTCCATACGATAAGGCCAAAACCTTAACCAATGTCAAGCTGAAACGGATGGCAGACAAAGGTGAAATTGAAAGACTGCAAAAAGGAGTATACTGCCATGTGAAGCAAACCGTCTTTGGGAAAGTTACGCCCAGCATTGATGAAGTGGTGATAAAAACATTAACGGTACAGAATGGCGCGAAAATAGGATATGAATCCGGGGCGTTCCTGTTTAATAAGCTGGGACTGACAACCTTGATTCCCCGTGATATCGAAATCACTACAGACCGTTATGGAGCAAAGCTGCCCGAAGGCTGCCATATCAAGGTAAGAAAGCCGTCTGCGGTTGTGACAGATGAGAACTGGAAATATTTGCAGTTTATCGATATGTTAAGTGAACTGCCAAATGCTCACATTGATGCGGAAAAGCCGGAGCAGTTGCTGGTGCAATATGCACAGAAGCAGCAACTAGACGGACTTACACTGATCTTCACAGCTCGCAGGCATTACACATCGAAAATTTTATTGCCGATTATAGACTTACTCATGGAGGTGAAAAATGAAGTTACATCAAGATAG
- a CDS encoding DUF4240 domain-containing protein: protein MNKDTFWRIIDEVNSETDQNNQSTILKVTEKKLLAFSSKDIIDWHNIKKVYMDLAYRNDLWAACAATQSHSTDDGFIDFRSWLISRGREVHMDALNDPDTLAEHDFPIGTADFESYGYVAHDCYAVQMAMESKGLNSFLLDYSSWLTGNSATLNDFYECHPKKGVSNEQRIAAAYLRALSQVYDIYNATEQQSLSEETTAEIMAEIRIRPDIDPDWSINNLPQMLPCLCEKYNVEEMHDDMEFNMK from the coding sequence ATGAACAAAGATACTTTTTGGAGAATTATAGACGAGGTTAATTCAGAGACAGATCAAAACAATCAATCTACTATCTTGAAAGTGACCGAGAAAAAACTCTTGGCGTTTTCGTCAAAGGATATTATAGATTGGCACAATATAAAAAAGGTGTATATGGATTTAGCCTACCGAAACGATTTATGGGCGGCCTGCGCCGCAACGCAGTCTCACAGCACAGATGATGGTTTTATTGACTTTCGCTCTTGGTTGATATCGAGAGGAAGAGAAGTCCACATGGACGCTCTAAACGACCCTGATACGCTGGCCGAACATGACTTTCCAATAGGTACAGCAGACTTTGAGTCATATGGATATGTTGCGCATGACTGTTATGCGGTCCAAATGGCGATGGAAAGCAAAGGCTTAAATTCTTTCCTACTGGATTATAGTTCTTGGCTTACGGGAAATTCGGCCACGCTGAATGACTTTTATGAATGCCACCCTAAAAAGGGAGTGAGTAATGAGCAACGCATTGCTGCCGCCTACCTCAGAGCATTATCTCAAGTGTACGACATCTACAACGCAACCGAGCAACAATCGCTGAGTGAAGAAACTACTGCGGAGATCATGGCGGAAATTAGAATCAGGCCAGACATTGACCCTGACTGGAGTATTAATAATTTGCCCCAAATGTTACCTTGTCTGTGTGAGAAATACAATGTTGAGGAAATGCACGATGATATGGAGTTTAATATGAAGTAA